A portion of the Gossypium arboreum isolate Shixiya-1 chromosome 8, ASM2569848v2, whole genome shotgun sequence genome contains these proteins:
- the LOC108461669 gene encoding uncharacterized protein LOC108461669 produces MPTLNLYTNVPVDAVTTSDILKDATKAVAKIIGKPESYVMILVNGGVPMAFAGTEAPAAYGELISIGGLGPSVNAKLSSTVADILQTKLSIDSSRFYIKFYDVQRSFFGFNGSTF; encoded by the exons ATGCCCACCTTGAATTTATACACCAACGTACCTGTGGACGCCGTCACCACCTCTGACATCCTTAAGGACGCCACCAAAGCTGTTGCCAAAATCATTGGCAAACCTGAATCT TACGTGATGATTTTGGTTAATGGCGGAGTTCCCATGGCATTTGCTGGGACGGAAGCCCCTGCTGCTTATGGAGAATTGATTTCTATTGGGGGCCTTGGACCTTCTGTTAATGCCAAATTGAGTTCAACTGTAGCTGATATTCTTCAAACCAAGCTCTCAATTGATAGCTCCCGCTTCTACATCAAATTCTATGATGTTCAG CGGTCATTCTTTGGATTCAATGGTTCGACTTTTTGA